The following are encoded together in the Humulus lupulus chromosome 5, drHumLupu1.1, whole genome shotgun sequence genome:
- the LOC133780016 gene encoding secreted RxLR effector protein 161-like produces MKDCSSSVAPIVKGDKLNLSQRSKNDFEMEEMKKIPYGSAIGSLIMLGRYQSNTGLDQWRDAKKMMRYLQCTKDYKLMFRRNDNMEVVGYSDSDFAGCVDSHKSTSGYVFLFASGAMSWRSTKQTLTTTFTMEADCCIHG; encoded by the exons ATGAAGGATTGTTCAtcaagtgttgctcctattgttaagggtgataaattaaatttgagccagagATCGAAGAACGATTTTGAAatggaagaaatgaagaaaatcCCCTATGGTTCTGCTAttggaagcttaat AATGTTAGGAAGATACCAGAGTAACACAGGATTAGACCAATGGAGAGATGCGAAGAAAATGATGAGGTACCTCCAatgtactaaggattacaaattGATGTTCAGACGAAACGACAATatggaagtagttggctactcagattcagactttgctggttgtgTTGACTCACATAAATCAACCTCTGGTTACGTGTTTTTGTTTGCCAGTGGAGCTATGTCATGGAGAAGTACCAAACAAACATTGACCACTACTTTTACTATGGAGGCCGA ctgctgtattcatggctaa